The Osmerus eperlanus chromosome 9, fOsmEpe2.1, whole genome shotgun sequence genomic sequence gagagagagagagagagagagagagagagagagagagagagagagagagagagagagagagagagtagtagGCAGTAGGACATCAGATCATAGAAGAGTTCAGAGTGATTATGACAGGTGATCCCAGCTTTGCTACACTGAGGGGTTCAGACATAGGTCATGTATGCAGCTGTGCAGCCATGTTACTCAGCAGAACACAGGCCCAGTCGGCATGATGTCATTTCCATGTGCTAAGACTGAAGGGATCAATACTTCTTAAAGTGTTTACAcaattgtttttttaatttacaCATCCAAGATATCAACTCCTACACTCTTGGTATTATATGTGCTTCAAGCTGAAGAACAGGCTGCCAGAGGACATATGGTGTCTGTTCGTGATCTGCCTGTCAGCAAGGCCGCTCTCTAAAGACCTGCTGCTAAAAATGTGACAGGAGCCAGAGGGAGAAGCTAGGCTTCTTTTTTCCACTGGTTGTGTGTTTATGAAGTTTCCAAAACGAATGCCCGGACTAGGGATCTCAAGAATCCCACATTGAATCCGGTGCCTCTTTAGTCTGTTTACAGATTCATGATTCAGGTTCATGGCATGCAGGATGGAGGTTCACATACCAGTATACGACTGATGTGTGATCCATCAAGAATTGAATGAGCGTTTACTGAGTGCTCATTTTCTCCTGACCAGTGTTCTGTTTCCTGGTATCAAGTGTACGACTTATAAGAAGTGGTGCTGGGGGATGAATGATAAAACAAATGTTGCCTATTGAGGTCAGACTCCTTTTAGTGTAATAATGTCTGAGAGATCATGGAGAGCCTTTAGGTGGTGGATTATGGAGTATGCCTGTCTCAACAGGTATCCAGTGTTGGAATTAGTCCACACTTACTTGAGCAATTGATAAagaatgtctgtttgtgtcatgTATTTTGATGAGACTCCTTAGGCATGTCCCAACGCATCTCAAGATATATTCAGTTAGATATCTGAAGATGTTTAAAGATATTTTATGAAACGTTCAAGCTGTGTCCAAAGAAGCACCTTAAAGATGGTTAGGTTATAGCCATCTTATGGAGTTTTAGACATTTTGTGGGGTTGATAACACTTAGTATCAGCTTAACATTGTGTTGGCAAAAGAGGTTTTCACAGTTGCCTTTCAGAAAGATCTTGAACATCTGTGCTTTTAATGTTTGAATATTTTGAGATTCTCCACTCTGCGATAAAGAACATGGAcagcacccagcctccacaagcAGCTGATATTGTTTGTAGATACCATCAGTGAGATATAACACTTTATCACCTCCTAGAAGTAAAAGCCtcgggctttgtgtgtgtgtttgtgtgcattcacaagcgtgtgtttgtgtgtgtgataaatcCTTAGTGGACAGAGAAGTGCTAATAACACATCTATGATAATGGGTGGGATGGGAGCATTGGAGGGCCAGAGGATGTTTGTCTTGCCAAGAATAGACGAGCACAAAACAACATTGTTATTCGACTGATGCCTCTTCCCTGTCTGCAAGAAATGAAGAAACCAAAGCTGTGAATAATCTCGTCCTGGCTAATTGATTAAGGACAGCTGTACGTTATATATCAAGGATTGTATGATAGCTGAATCTACTGCTCTATGGCCCTTTTCTTACTTCCTGCCCTGTCTGGCTCATGGGTAAAGAGGGATTTCTTCCCTGTCAGTTTCTCCTTGCAGCTCCACAATGTCCTGACTGCTGAGTGAAGTGAAGACCACTCCCAGTGTTTACTTGTCATGGAAACGGAAAAAAACGGTGCCCGCACACTCAATGATGAGGCTGCGATGGGTCAAAATAACAAAGACTGATGTAGCGGCTGCCCATAGCGGCCCCTCTTGAGTTTGGGACTGAATCCAGACTTCTAATTACGAACAGAAATATCAAACATTTAGATGTAACTATGTCAGTTTCTGTGTCAATTTCGACTGGAATCAAATTTTCATGAGGTGTGTAAGGTGTTATGTACCACCCCCTGCCATGCAGCCTGCACATCAAAGTTTCCATCTTTACTTTTAATGAGGTGCAGCTTATCTCAGCTCATGACAAGGGTCAGGCAAAGCTAAGCTCAGGGACTTCATTTCAGGCAGTGTTCAAGCagaaaaatgtcaaataatgcAACCGTGCGCTTTGTTTGAAGCCCTTCAAAACTAATTGGGAGAGAAAATAGATATTCAGAGGGATCACAATTTGATCACATGCATCAAGGACAAACGTCAAAATTGACATTTTGACACATCTACCTTGGAAGAAGGCTTTCCTGTACTGATTCATCTAAGTTGTGATCATATGATCATGGACAGGCTCAGGGATTTTAAATGGCATGTGAAAGCAAAATGCAAATGGTGGAGAGAAAGTCTTGATTTCCTGCACATTCTATCCATGGCAATAATTTATTAACTTTAAATtaatctgtcctctctccttcagcagAGAAACAATTGATTTGGTGAGGAGAAAACATGCAACTAAACATGGAAGACCAGACTTTGCACAGAGGAAAGAAGATAAAGGTTTGGAAGAGACAGATTTGTTCAGGCagtaaaaactgtaaaatcagtAGATTTTACAGAATGCCTCAAATGCTCACATTGAATCACATCGGAATTATGGTATATTAGGTCTTTCCACTTTGTTCTTGTATCTTTAGCTCTCCGAGTGACTAACATTCATTAAGCATAACtgctattacagttttttacaatcgctatgaccattttttcaaaacttctaacaagtttcctaaactcttaacgcaccaacacacctacgacacacaattggcaaaacggttaatttcatgctcaaaatcacacattgtaaactaaactcaaacacgaattttcataacacaaaaatacactgaACAATACACAATGTCAACACTAACACGTTCTCTTTCAACAGGAAATTTAGTCAATCATAGCACAATGTCATAAAAATATTAGGTTTCAATTCACaacagctgttcactttgactttaaccaataagttaggttttgaacatgatgTTATCGTTCTGACATACAGTGTGAAAGCATTGGTAAATTGGGCATCGATAGTTTTGGTCgtggttgagcttgtgtgtaaaagaagttcaagcattttcaatttgtttactctatgcattttgtgtcaaagcaacaacaaatgtgttaattgtatagccaacacagacgggtgttgtgctaactgtgtcaagagtttaggaaacttgttaaaaATATTGAAAAAATAGTCTTAGCGATTGTATAATACTGTAAGTAACTACGTCTTCTGTCCACTAAGGGGCGTAGCTGAATGTTCACTGTAACCAAGTAGGCCATGGTTAAATACAGCGATGGTTTCGGAACGTAGTTTTATGCCTCCCAATGTAGGTGGCAGCGACCTCCGTAACGTAAGGAGATAACCCAAGCAAACTGTGTAGCCTACAAAACACGAATTATCTCTACTGTGAGAGAACGAATTATCTCTACTGTGAGAGAACATCTCTCACAGTAGAGATAATTCGTGTTTTGTAGGCTACACAGTTTGCTTGGGTTATCTCCTTACGTTACAATCAACATAAACTATGTTGATCACTAGACATAATTTGGTCACTTGGTGAATTTGTTTTAGCAACAAACCAAAAAATACATATAATGTGATAAACGCAAGAGAAAAGTAGGGAAGTCAACGATTTTGCAGGATGACGTTTATAATGTCACATAACATTTTTGGATTAGAAGAATTTGGACCTGGACGGATGCATATCTGTTCCCCTTGAATCACGCCTACACACTTTGCTCGTTTAAAAGTTCCCAGTCTGCTGCGCTTTTACGCACACTAAGATGTGCGTACGTACTTCCCTGTGTTGGTGCGCGCAGTGGGCTTCACTCTTTTTGCTCATATTTATCGAGAGTGTTTTAACTTTCGAGATTACATTGCTTCACACCAATGATTGTCACGCACGTATTGAGGAGACCAGCCGGGACTCGGGAAAATGTGACCCCAAAGGTCCTTGCTTTGCAGGAGTTGCCAGGAGGTACACTAAAATAGAAGAAATTCGGAATTCGGTACGGAACGTGCTGCTTTTGGACGCGGGAGATCAGTATCAGGGGACCGTGTGGTTCAACTATTACAAGGGCGAAGAGGCGGCGTATTTCATGAACAAGCTCGGATATAATGCCATGGTGGGCTACGGCATGTTGCATTTCGAAATTGCGTAGTAGTACACACCTTACACCAAGGAGTCAGAGATGTATTTCATATAAACATTACAATATTTAACAAAGGAGAATGACGCAGAGTAGAGCCAGTTAAACTTCTATAATTACAGAAAAAATCATTTTGAATGGAAACTTCACGTTTTTTTCCTGGTATTACATAGGCATTTGGGAACCATGAGTTTGACAACGGAGTGGAGGGTCTCGTCGAACCCTTTCTGCAGAAGGTAAACTTCACTGTGCTCAGTGCCAATATCAAGGCAGACCAAGTCCTGGCCCCAGCCATTAGTGGCTACTACCAACCCTACAAGGTGTTTACTGTGGACTCTGAGAAGGTGGGTGTTGTGGGTTACACCACAGCAGAAACCCCGCAGTTATCCTTACCAGGTAAACATCACTTTTCGTATATCCTTAAACTGGTTGTTAGTTGAACATCTGTCAGCATAAACTTGAGCTTAACACCCTTGACATACATTTCTACATGACCCCAACCTGACACTGCTTAACTACAGTTGAGAACGTTGAACCATACCGTTGTGTCTTTCATCTTCTAAGGTCCACACCTGAAGTTCGAGGATGAAGTGGAGGCTCTGCAGCTGCAAGTGGATAAACTTCTAACCCTGGGGGTCAATAAGGTCATTGCCGTCGGTCACTCTGGGTTTGACGTGGATAAAAAGATTGCCAAGCGAGTGAGAGGAGTAGATGTTGTGATTGGAGGACACACCAACACTTTTCTCTACACAGGTAGGTAATTGTAACTTCTCTCCCTAGTCTCACccatatctatccatctatcatcTGTGAAACAAGATAAAAGGCTCGGATAAAGGGCAAACCTCTCAGAGGACAGTATGAATGTACATGGCCCTGTTTCTCTAAACACGAGTCTGTCTGATCTGTCAGGCAGCGCCCCGTCCTCAGAGGTTCCCGCAGGTCCCTATCCATTCATGGTGCGGTCAGAGGATGGGAGAAACGTGCCGGTGGTCCAGGCTTTCGCTTTTGGGAAATACTTGGGATACCTtaaggtgacctttgacccaaaAGGGAACGTGCTGAAGGCTGCTGGGAACCCCATCCTGCTGGATAGCAACATTGCCCAGGGTAACCTGCCACCCTCAGATACCAAAGCTGGTTAAAAACTGTTGACTGTTGACAAAATAGTGTTGTCATGCTGAAGCTGTGGTACACCCAAACATGTTAGTaaagtatggaagcaaatcagtgacataatgttttgaattttaaaaggtattgaatacttaattttgaaatttaaacatcaccgaatttgttggttttgaattcacctctttaaaattgaaatatgaatgtATTTCAATGTTAAAGAAAAGGTGAATCCAGGTGTAGCTGCAGGCAGACATAACATTGTcaatgatttgcttccatagtagAGGTTCTGACTACTACTGTTACTTGGAAACACTTGTTTCAGACGCGGGTATTCTGgctgaggtggaggagtggaagaAGAACCTGGCCCAGTTCTCTTCCGAGTTTGTGGGAAAGACCTTAGTGTACCTCAATGGTACCTTTGAAGAGTGTCGCTTCCGAGAGTGCAACCTTGGAAACCTAATCTGTGACGCTATGGTGAGTGACAAGTGTAGAGTCTTCCTCATCATCAACTAATCAGGTTTATAGATTTGTTAAACTGAGGTCCAATGGCTGTgtattctggttggacaaatgAGACATACTGGAAtcacaaaaacaaaagaaaTAGACAGTCAGGGTCTGTTAGAAGTGGCCAGAAAGTCCACACAGGTGAGGCAGAACCCATTCATAAATTCATCCCATTAGATGCTTCATTGTGCAGCAACAA encodes the following:
- the LOC134026257 gene encoding 5'-nucleotidase-like isoform X2, whose protein sequence is MCVRTSLCWCAQWASLFLLIFIESVLTFEITLLHTNDCHARIEETSRDSGKCDPKGPCFAGVARRYTKIEEIRNSVRNVLLLDAGDQYQGTVWFNYYKGEEAAYFMNKLGYNAMAFGNHEFDNGVEGLVEPFLQKVNFTVLSANIKADQVLAPAISGYYQPYKVFTVDSEKVGVVGYTTAETPQLSLPGPHLKFEDEVEALQLQVDKLLTLGVNKVIAVGHSGFDVDKKIAKRVRGVDVVIGGHTNTFLYTGSAPSSEVPAGPYPFMVRSEDGRNVPVVQAFAFGKYLGYLKVTFDPKGNVLKAAGNPILLDSNIAQDAGILAEVEEWKKNLAQFSSEFVGKTLVYLNGTFEECRFRECNLGNLICDAMINHNIKYSDEVQWNHVGLCILNSGAIRNSIDERYKNGIHVEFDLSQPSGDRVTSLSLRCTQCRVPTYEPLDLNRDYKLVMPSYIVDGGDGFSMIKEEKLKHDTGDMDISVFSKYLSEMKRVYPTVEGRIRVQNSVLSATANHCLVLVLLGLLSSSSTIV
- the LOC134026257 gene encoding snake venom 5'-nucleotidase-like isoform X1, giving the protein MCVRTSLCWCAQWASLFLLIFIESVLTFEITLLHTNDCHARIEETSRDSGKCDPKGPCFAGVARRYTKIEEIRNSVRNVLLLDAGDQYQGTVWFNYYKGEEAAYFMNKLGYNAMAFGNHEFDNGVEGLVEPFLQKVNFTVLSANIKADQVLAPAISGYYQPYKVFTVDSEKVGVVGYTTAETPQLSLPGPHLKFEDEVEALQLQVDKLLTLGVNKVIAVGHSGFDVDKKIAKRVRGVDVVIGGHTNTFLYTGSAPSSEVPAGPYPFMVRSEDGRNVPVVQAFAFGKYLGYLKVTFDPKGNVLKAAGNPILLDSNIAQDAGILAEVEEWKKNLAQFSSEFVGKTLVYLNGTFEECRFRECNLGNLICDAMINHNIKYSDEVQWNHVGLCILNSGAIRNSIDERYKNGTITMEEVLSVLPFGITFDLVQLKGSTLKKAFEHSVRRYGSNSGEFLQVSGIHVEFDLSQPSGDRVTSLSLRCTQCRVPTYEPLDLNRDYKLVMPSYIVDGGDGFSMIKEEKLKHDTGDMDISVFSKYLSEMKRVYPTVEGRIRVQNSVLSATANHCLVLVLLGLLSSSSTIV